taaattatgtttaattcctttttttccaatcttggacatatttgtttaaagaagaaaaagtgagtACAAGTCAAATGAAAGAGTCGATATttaattagaatttttttttaaaattgatctGAATCAGTTTATATCTTTTATCTGTTGTAAATTCTTTTTAATTGGTACAATTACCTTTGCAATGGCAGcacaaggacagagagagaaaaaacattctTAATGAATACAGTATGTTTGTGTAATTGTCAGTGCAAAGAAAGAAGAATGAGGAAGGAGAGGGATAGAGAGAAAGTGTCCAAGACCAAGAAGAACCAGGTGTGAAACAATAATCATTtagccaaaacaaaaaaagaaaaagaaaagcttttctttttttcatttttaaagaataCATAAATTCTGGGTATTCTACAGGAAAGGAAACACAACTTGTGGCATAAATAATTTCAAGTACCTCCTTAATGGGAGccatggtttgtttgttttttctctcactctctctctctctttttttcgcTTTTCGCCGCACATAAGCCTTCTGTTTGCGCTGAGCAGATGGGGAGGGgcagtagttacactcgcagtagcacaggaacagagcaggagggagagtgagagtgagagccagggacaacaataaGAGACAACatcgtcacattagaaaggtacagtaaagaaaatgagtgaCACCACGAAAAGAAGCAAAATGTGGAACCATTTCAATTTTGTTGACAATACATAGGCAGCGTGTAGAGTCTGCTAGAAAAGGATATCATACAGAGCCGGCTCCATAAACAACCTGCACAGGCACCTGAGAACTCTCCAACCATCAGTGCAAtgggaagataaaacacagtcaGTTGAGTGTGATATTAATGGTGCTAGTGTGTCTACTACAactgttgctgttgctgcatCTACAGCATCTTGCAGTATACCACCACAACCACCTAAACCAACCCAGAGCTCTATTAGACAGTTTTTGCAGAAGTCTGTGATGCCAGCAAAACAGAACCCAATTGATAAAGACCTGGCAAAAATGATTGCACTTGATttccaactattttcagttgtggaTGATAAagaattcagaaagtttattcactGAATCCTATGTATGCAATTCTAGGCAGGAAAACACTGTCCCAAAAAATCATCCCAGGCCTacatgaaaatatgttttgcatattttaatttatattttattgtgttgtggcttgccgtgttttgttttgtttcgtttcactttaaatttgtgtaaaaggaaaacatttaaaatttaaatagttaaaagttgaattataaatagttgttttttgtattttataatttattttttacattagtaaaaTTAGTATTACTAATACATTAGTATTAgtaagtgaataaataaaagcatataataataataataataataataataataataataataataatagtcaaaggagcttgcaaataaaagcgtctggacttctttaagttacttgaagacgtttcacctctcatccgagaagcttcttcagttctaaggtcaaatggtggagagtcccagatatatccctagtgggagtttccccccacagagggacaaaaggaccccctgatgatcctctaatcgcctgagccaaggtgtgaaattgggtgtgggtctcaatcagccagagtttcgagtgagttcattgtgaaacctggccccaccttatcatgcgaattcctgaggtcagatggcccaggatgtgagtgggcgttaaggcgtctgggaagggatctcaaaactggattatagatggcagagagttggtgtcgtaaaccaccgcctctgttcaaagatggtcgctcacagtggacatagatggcttctttcactcctctttcaaaccatctgtcctctctgtccaaaatgtgaacattgccatcctcgaaagagtgtcctttatccttaagatgcagatggacgaatcattccgattcacaaggtcctgaatcaattcgatccacgattcaattcaattcaatttgattcaattcgattcgattcaattcgatttgaatttgggaaattttgcctcagacagtcagaaatattataattcagatcagtacatttacatattttgtatctataaaaaggaagctgacactcgcaagactttatcaaaggtgtgagcatcacagcagatgcctttgtgtcaaagtagctgaaggtaaaacacagaaaaacatgaaggtgattttcctggcatcggattttataaaaatattctgcagtacatcaaaaacgaaaaaaaaccaTTAataaacatatgaacattacctctggttttattagagacacagctaagcgttttgcattttgtataattttaaaaagtttacatttgttcagaatcctattgaacggcagaaattaggttttcttttcggaagtaagtaaaaggaaaaaaaaacagcggccgacagtcTTTAAATAATAGTAGTCTTGTGTGTAACAAGCAAGCACAGATTTCGGGGATAGactggaaactgttcttgaagtacactgagaaagagtgagacagagagagagagctgtgcatgaagtgtagtggaagcaaaacagcaaaagtcagagtgaattcatgacgatgtttatgtgaggcgtagtttggatcttcttttgctgctggttcagtcaatattgtttggagagagataaaacctgcagcttcagaatcagcgcaaaaagggcgtaaacacaaagcgcggacccgcggatcagaatcagcgagctgtcggctttcagccccgaccgtgtccgtgccatCGGTGAGAAAGgcgcgacatctcactgattctgatgcgttttgtgtttacgtctttgtgcagaagccgtgtacctgctcccatttactgttttaaatgtttggtggttgtcaaaattttgtgacgtttcacctgagattctggaattttgggcaaaatacatttatattaaaaaaaaatcaattcaggattttaatgaatcaatatcactttattcaagccagaatcgattttaatcgatgaatcgattattaaaacccacccctattATATACCatctagcccaacttcagtaatcctacaaacgtcactattATGTAgttttctctctcattcatgttggaagtgatagcagagctgtacattttattttttctccagaaatctctcagtcagaacatgatGTATCATGTTAAGGTAACTAGCGAAAACAGCGAGCTAACTATCtactaacttcctgctaacttctaactccgtttaatttaataaattctgttttcatggatgcctggatgttaaacttaattgatacacctggtaaagcagcaacactgatcattttattaaagatgaaagaatttacacagtgtttgtttgggaCCTGAcgcggacggagttttggacccagattactatGAGCcatgaggctcctgactacggtaacCATAACGCTCAGACAAttcatcaagcggtgcagcttcgtagcttagcaaagtcctactaaaacattttttgacagatttttgagcgccgtgtaccacataaaatcagctcaaggtcagtaaacacagccAGAATTCATAGATAAGGCGCATTgccgatttttgagaaaattaaaggatgtTAAGTGCGCCTcatagtgcggaaaatacggtactgctgcatgggctgggctgtagttacatcgtaagggtttaaaaactgagctttaaaatgaatagcggTAATGAAAactgagagaggccgacagtgatcactgactatTTGTAGGGGCTTTTGGAGATTAAATataacaagatacaaagcattaaaatatgttaaaaacacaaaagccggatttgtcacgtcatcacttaaagaccggtgttgtgccaaaaagagATTTTCTGCCAAAAattgatttccggtatttgccaaaaactgattgcttgtatttacactgctataaataacttgttggtctataatatgtgaaacatatgtcacaTGTATCCTTCATGAATGATATCACGTCATCTTGAGCAACAAACAACATTcctgtaacaaggtagaagccacaatcagtttttggcagtgacttttgtgtatcctttatttatgcagttaaaaaaaattattgttgactttaaaaaatgtctcttttaAGAGTAATCTGGCCAAGAGTACAGCTTAAATTgcaacaaatgcaaaaatagttctgtaaacatattttaagtggACAATAGGGAGCTGATtgattataatgtaagtacaataacacagtTACAAAGATACTTGAGAAACaggtaattttttttacattttatatataacaCCTTTGTAATACCTGTTCACCAAAGTATATTTAGCAGCATACGTAacgatattacacataaaaaacacacgaaaacattggaaatcactttttgccaggcaatcactttttggcacaacaccggatTGCcaatgtacatgtacaacaaaattgtgggtgctccacaccaGCTGGGCTGGAATAAAGTATAAATAGTAAGACaacaggaataaataacaaacatatACAATCAAGAGGGATATagtatacaaaaaaataaaaatagaaaaggcaCACATTGCAGAACAGGTTGGGGTACGCAGGGGCCCCTAGTGAGAACAGGAAGGCTACACGGAAGGTAACTAACAGTGCCCAAAAAATAATTGGCCATCACAAGTTTCAGTGGTAGCATAGCTGCAAAACCACATATTCAATAGGTTACTTCCTCTGAttctaaaaaaaagtataactgAAACCTTTGaggctttttacattttacatgttCTGCACTGCAGAGCTCTCATAAATGATCAACATCCTTTCATGCAATGGAGGAAATTTATGTCAATCTGAAACATGACAACCCAACACATGCAACAAATCGCACAGGTAAGAAAGAAGTGGCAGAAACTGGAAAAAGCAGAGGTGTTTTAACTGTTGCACATTTTATTAGGTTctctattttgtttatttttcctttcttttcaggTCAAAGGAGCTCTAAGAGCAGTTTGTATTTGGTTATTATTCTGTCTCTAAGCCTGCTGAGTGTTTTCCTGTTGGCTGGACTTATTACTCTTGGTTTCCTCTGTGAGTTGTGTTGGTCATTGATATCAGTTCTAATGATCACAAGCTTCTCTTTTTCTTAATGAgtgaggagagagacctaaatGCAAATGTTTCTGCAGTGAGTCACAGGCTTTCTTCCATGACTGATGAGAGAGACCTGCTTCAAGCCAATCTCACTGAAAAGACTAAAGAATTTGAGGGACTGCATTTTTTGTTCAACCAAAGTGAGTCATTGTATGaggtgttgtgtgtttttaaaaaaaaacttacaaacacatataaacctttttttttttttttttttaaagaaagaaaacaagaaaaaagaatccACAACAAGTAGATCTAGtcttatattttgttttgcttccccATTATTTAGATTTAGTTCAGGTGTATTTTCGGTGTTGCTTTTCATATTTTGGCTGCAGTAACATATTGATCTCCCACTTTGCTTTGGACAAGAAGAAAAATTATTTCCGATCAAATATACATAAACGTGTCACTTTAAAGACATTAGTTTGCCTTTATTAGACAGCCTTTTGGTGTGCTTCAGCACTTAAACAGCACTACAAAGAGGCAGGAGAATATGCATCCAAGTATGCAGGCATTATATTTGTGGGAAGTCTCATTTGGCTAATGAAAAAGCACATCAGTGATCAACTATATCTGGTCCAGCTTTCATCAACAAAGtgatcacacaaacaaacaaagtacAGTGTGTTAAACAGAGATCAAATAAGCATTGTTATAAAGTTCCTAAAAGATAATTCACTAACTTGCTGAAAAATTACTTGTTGGTAATTTCTTCCAGATAAAAAATGTCCTGGGGGATGGACCAGGTTCAACCATAGCTGCTATCTCCTGTCTGAAAGCTCTGGTTCCTGGGATGCAGCCGTAAAGGACTGCAGAGACAGAGGAACATATCTGGTGGTTATTGACTTCCCTGAAGAACAGGTAACAgtttttatgtatgtgtgagttattgttttgtaaatgaATATTGAAGTTAATATTCCTATTATTTTATGTAGATAGCTTTGCCCAGTATTCAATAGAAATTAAGCATTTCTATCAACCTTTCAGTCTTCAACTTAGCACATATCTACACAGGAAACCCTGACACAACTATAATTGTATcttagtgtaaaaaaaaatacttacacTATCATGACACTTACATATAGgtccttgggggtgggcactagggctgggccatatcataccgttcacggtaataccggtataattttgggcaacgataagaaaatgaaatggtgctggtgcccacctctcaattttatcACTGGTGctggtgcccacctctcaattttaccACTGGTGCTAGTGCCCAACTCTCAATTttacatgtagacattgagggttctcaTGCTGACACCAGCTGTAATCTGGCAGAGGATGCCATATTGATGCCATGCCCCTCCCctgttttaaatgtactttagaAAAACACATATCAACActggtgcattggtggttctctgtgtctggttGCTTGGGTGTTTACTGGTTCACTCCCGGTGGCTGATTGGCAGGTCCTGGCTCCCCTGGCTTTGTCGGGCTGTGCTGGGTGTGGGGTCTGTTCTGCCATAGCTGGCTGTAGtaagctgtttgtaacactatCTTcatccatcagcgcgaactatcgcatgtccgccatgacctgcccgaaactggaagtgacgtcatttgcggaaatgtagtttttttatcatcagggccttatgagcctatacacatattattaaaatttgggttaTAATGGTTGTAGcgaacccccccccccgaatGAAGGATGACACTTTACTGATGACGTTTTGAAGGTTTAATGGCAGTAAACCATCAATCTCACCGTAAGAGCTGGGGATGTATACATAGAAACAGCGTGTAAGCAAAATAATCCACACTCTTACAATCGTAAACCTTATAACATGAAGTTCGTTTCAACGtaacatttaacaaatgtagcaactgtcacaaaaacatctaaacGTGTCCTCATTTATATCATAACCATACCTTGTGCCTCTATCAAGGGGGCTgctaatgacaaaagaaatctCCATAGGCTCCGTTAAGCCATCACATTTCAAAACTCCCGCGACTGCCGCTGAAAACTGCaccaaaaacagttttacaggAAAACAGTTTTACGTGTAAAAGCTTCTACACACGAACAGGAAGTTGGTAGTAGAAAACAGCAATGAGTGCCAAAATAAGGTGCAAGGAAACGCATTCAGGGTTATTTacactcatctctgtgcttgtcctgctagacctcagtgcagcgttcgatactgttgatcataatatcctattagagcgattagaacatgctgtaggtattacaagtactgcgctgcagtggtttgtatcatatctatctaatagactccaattcgtgcatgtaaatggagagtcctcttcacacactgaggttaattatggagttccacagggttcagtgctaggaccaattctgtttacattatacatgcttcccttaggcagtatcattagaagacatagcatacattttcactgctatgcagatgacacccagctctatctgtccatgaagccagataacacacaccaattagttaaactgcaggaatgtcttaaagacataaagacctggatggccgctaactttctgcttcttaattcagataaaactgaggttattgtactcggccctgaaaatcttagaaatatggtatctaatcagattcttactctggatggcattaccttggcctccagtaacgcggtgaggaaccttggagtcatttttgaccaggacatgtccttcaacgcacatattaaacaaatatgtaagactgctttcttccatttgcgcaacatctctaaaattagaaatatcctgtctcagagtgacgctgaaaaactagttcatgcatttattacttccaggctggactactgtaattcattattatcaggatgtccaaaaaactcactgaaaagccttcagctaatccaaaatgctgcagcaagagtcctgacagggactagaaagagcgagcatatttctcctgttttggcttcccttcattggcttcctgttaaatccagaattgaattcaaaatcctgctcctcatgtacaaggtcttaaataatcaggccccatcttatcttaatgaccttgtagtaccatatcaccctattagagcgctccgctctcgctctgcaggcctacttgttgttcctagagtatttaaaagtagaatgggagggagagccttcagttttcaggcccctcttctgtggaaccagcttccagtttggattcgggagacagacactatctctacttttaagattaggcttaaaactttccttttttctaaagcatatagttagggctggaccaggtgaccctgaatcctccctttgttatgctgcaatagatgtaggctgccgggggattcccatgatgcattgagtttttcctttccagtcacctttctcactcactatgtattaatagacctctctgcattgaatcatatctgttattaacctctgtctctcttccacagcatgtctttatcctgtcttccttctctcaccccaaccggtcgcagcagatggccgcccctccctgagcctggttctgccggaggtttcttcctgttaaaagggagtttttccttcccactgtcgccaaagtgcttgctcatagggggtcatatgattgttgggtttttctctgtatctatgaagcgccttgaggcgacttttgttgtgatttggcgctatataaataaaattgaattgaattgaattgaattgaactccCACCAAAATTACGAATAATTGGTTTACATAAGAACCAAAATGAATAATTTTCCCAAACAAAATAACCCATGTAGGAGTTACCTTAGGAACTTTCTAACAACAATACAAGTTTTTGTACTGGATGCTCAACAACTGATAGTTTAGTAGAGCGTTGACCTTTATTATTGAGTCTCTTTTCTCCAAGTGAGATCTTTACCCTTCGCACAAGTCCATCTTTTCCACTGACAGTCTCTACAACTCTTGCAAGTCTCCATTCCCCTCTGGGTGCCAGTTCATCCATTTCCAACACAACATCACCTACTTTTAGATTCCTCTTTGGTGAGTGCCACTTTTGCTTTGAAATGATGTTGTGAATGTATTCTCGTTTCCAGCGGCTCCAGAACTGCTCTGCAAGGAACTTGCTGTACAGGTCCTCATTTGAAAAGGCACCAGGTGGGGGCAACGGTGCATTGGATTTCATGTGCAGCAGATGATTGGGCGTGAGCGGTTCTAGGCTGTTGGGGCTGTTCAAGTTATCTATAGTCAGGGGTCTGCTATTGACTATAGCCATGGCTTCGTAGAATAACGTCCGTAATGAAGCATCATTGAGTCTGTCATGAGCCAGTGACAGAGTGGTATTCAGCACACTTCTGACAGTCTTTATCTGACGTTCCCACACTCCCCCTGCATGACTAGCATGGGGTGCGTTCATCACAAAGTCACATTGTTTTTCAGTCAAGTATGTATTTAGTCTCTGAGTGTCTAGCtcatttaaagctgctttaaaCTCATTCTGAGCACCAACAAAGTTCGTTCCCTGGTCACATTGGATGTGTCGAACTGCACCTCTGattgaaatgaaacattttaatgcaTTAATAAATGCATCAGTAGACAAGTCCTCTAAGAACTCAATGTGAATGGCACGAGAACAAAAGCAAGTAAGTAGGAGTCCGTAACGTTTGTGTGGTTTTCTTCCCTCTGTTGTCACAAATGGGCCAAAACAGTCCATGCCGCAGTGTGTGAAGGGAGGAGAGGGCTCTAAGCGATGTGGAGGTAGGTCACTCATCCTCTGACCCTCTGGAGCTTTGCGGAGTCTGCGGCAGATCACACATTGTCGGATGAATGAGGCAACTGTTTTACTCATTCCAGGAATCCAGTAGCCACTGGATCTGATTTCATTTATGGTGAATCCCTTTCCTTGGTGTTTTACTTTGTCATGACAGTGAGATATTATGAGTTTGGCTGCACAATGTTCTTTTGGGATCACGATCGGGTGTTTGAAGGTGTCACTCGTTGCATGCTGGAGTCTCCCTCCCAACTTGAGGAGACCATCTGTATCCATGAAAATGTCCAGTTTAAACAGTTTGTTATGATGTGGGAGCTGTTCTCCTTtcttcagctgttttatttcctgttcaTACGCTTGACTTTGTACATGTCGAATGGTCACAAGTTCAGCATTTTTCTGCTCACTCACTGTAGCTGATGCATTTGACTTGATGTGTCTAGCCCTTCTTATGAGACGTGCTACAGCCTTAATTGCTTTGGACCAGGAGGAGAACTTACTTAGACATTCAGCAAGACTTACAGTGTCTGTGACTTTAGTTAACATTGTCTGTACTTTTCTGACTTCTGGATCTCCTATGGTCAGATCCAGCTCAACAGGTTGTGCTGTGGGCAGTTCATTTTTGTAGTTCTCATTCTTGTTCAACCTTCTCCTTAAGTGTTCCAGTCTGATCTCTGCAAGCCTTTTGTTGTCTGGTAAGTTTGGCCTTTGCTTGAATGGAAGAGGCATGTCACAGTGTCCTTGTTCGTTTTTCTTTATCCCTTCCTTAAGTTTTTCCAGAAAAACGAGATCCTCTTGTGAGACCGTTTTGTCACGTGCCTTTGTGTCCTTGAAATCCGATTGAAGAACATTGATCATGTCCATTGGTGTTACAACAGGCATTTCCTTTACCATGACCCTACGGCGCAGacttgtttcagtttcatttgacTCTGATGAGCCACCAACAATGCTCCACCCTAGGTCTGTCTGTATGGCAAATGGCTCATTGTCTTTTCCGAGTAGAACCTGTTTTGGAGCTAGAGTTCTGGGACAGTTAAATCCAATGAGTAGTCCAACATCACAACTCAGGAGAGGGGGTATCTGATCAGCGATCTCTGACAGATGGGGGCATTGCCTTGCAGTTTCATTTGTGGGTATGTTGTCATAGTTAAATGGGATGTAGTCCTTTGTGTAGGAGGGTGGAAGGTCAATGTGAACATCTGAATTATAACCTCTCACATGTAACCCTGCTACTCTCTGACTTTTGACTGTCATGTGAACTCCCAGCATCGTGGTTAGTTTTAGCTTAACTGGATGGGATGCTGCTTGTAACTGGTTAGTTATCTCCTCACTGACAAATGTGTTGTCACTTTGTGTGTCTAATAAAGCGTACACAAGCTGCTCTTTAGATGGACTCTGAGTAGTGGAAACCCACACAGGAACAATCATGGAGGTACTACCTGATTGACCCACCTTAGTAACATTCAGAGCTGTGGCTGCCATGGTGTCATTTTCTGTGGTTGAAGCGACGTTTGTAGAGCTCTGAGGCCTTTCATTTGCCATGTGACTCTCATTGTGCAAACAGGTGGGGTGTCGTCCTTTGCAAGTGTCACATTTGTGGCGATGACGACAGTCTCTGGCATTGTGGCCCACCTTTAAGCACCCGTAGCACAGTTTATTTTCCTTCACAAATGTCCGTTTGTGGTCTAGTGACTTCTCTGAGAAGCTTGGGCACTTTGACAACTGATGACTTTCatctttgcagaacatgcaggcCACCTTTAACCTTGTGTCATTTGACTTAGTTTTTTCTCCTTGTACTGTGGCTTGTGACTTGAGTCACAGATCTGTTTGGTTTGGTCTCCCTTATGTACCTTTTCTCCAAGGATGAGCTGCATGAATAGAGTGCATATGAAGAAGTCACAGGATTACATGCAATTTCTGCCTCGAGTGCTACAAACTCTgcaaaatccttgaaagagggAAAATCTTTGCCTTTCATGAGAGCAACTGTGACTTGACGGTTCCAACGTGTGGCAAGCCATTCTGGAATCTTATGCAATAACTTTTGGTTTTCCTCACAGTCACTTAGTATCTCTAAGCCCTTTACATGTGGTGTTGCTTGCAGACAGGTtgtgagaaaatcagaaaagGTCCGTAGATCTTCTGCATCTTTTGAGTGGATTTTAGGCCACTTTGACAGTTTGTCTCTGAATGCCTTTTGAACAACAAATGGCTGACCATAGCGTTGGTCAAGTCTTTTCCATGCATCTTTGTATGCCTCTTCATCACTGCGGTAGAACATGCCCTCAAGACACTTAAGAGCAGGACCAGTGATATA
This genomic window from Astatotilapia calliptera chromosome 16, fAstCal1.2, whole genome shotgun sequence contains:
- the LOC113007534 gene encoding CD209 antigen-like protein C translates to MEEIYVNLKHDNPTHATNRTGQRSSKSSLYLVIILSLSLLSVFLLAGLITLGFLLSHRLSSMTDERDLLQANLTEKTKEFEGLHFLFNQNKKCPGGWTRFNHSCYLLSESSGSWDAAVKDCRDRGTYLVVIDFPEEQNFLSTITIEEAWIGLNDKEQEGTWKWVDGTPLSLTYWAEAQPDDSGGKEDCVHVRKDKKSWNDLSCSTSLKWICEKTPNHCTVS